Below is a window of Leucobacter chromiiresistens DNA.
GAACCGGTAGTCGAGGCTCTGGTCGACCTGGAACTGTGACGCCGGCCCCCACTCGACGCTCTCGGCCTGCTGGTTCGAGATCTCCTTCAGAAGAGAAATCGCGGGGAGATCCGTTGCGGGGATCTCCACGTCATCGGGAGGTGAGGTGACGGGTTCTTCGCCTGGGGGGTTGCCGGTCGAGATCGCCGCGTTCGTGATCGTGCCGCGCTCGAGGTCTTCCTGTTGCACGGTGTACGTCGCCGTGCAGTCCATCGCTGCGCCAGCCAGGAGCGTCGTCGTAGGACACGTCACGGCCGACATCTGCCCTGCACCGGAGAACTCGGTCTCGTTGACGGCAACGTTTTCGAGGTCGAGGTTTCCGGTATTGGTTACGTGGAAGTTGTAGGTCACAACCTCGCCTGCGGCTTTGTAGGACGTACGATCTGCGGTCTTCTCGATCGCGATCGACGGGTCGCCGCCGAATGCCTGCACCTCTGCGAACGCTGAAACCTTTTGCGAGACCCAGTCCTCGATTGCGCGGTTGTTGCCCCATGCGCCACAGTCCTCGTCGACCTCATGGCAGGAGTACGAGTATTCCCATCCATGCACGAATCCCGATGAATCGACACCTGCCCGCCCGTCACGGTTGGGCGTGACCGACTCTCGGTTCTTGGTCGAAAGAGCTCGATCATCCCAAGAAAGCGTGGTGTCACCAACATTCTCACGGTCACCGTTTCGCAACGTCACTCGGATTCCATCGCGGCCTTCGACGTCGCGCTGCACGATGTGCATCTCACCGACCTTGTCGAAGAGGATGCGCGCGTTCATTTTCTTGCCGGACGACGGAACGAGCTTCCCATCCTGGTCCTTGCCGTCCCAGACGTACTTGTACGTGCCTGAGCCGTCTGCTGCGAGGTCGATGGTTACGTCTTTGGCATCGGTGAACGAGTCGTTGCCGTCGGTGTCGATCTGGAGCTTGTAGTTGCCCTGGAAACGTTCGGTGATTTTTGAAGTGAAGGTTCCCGCGAAGTTCCCCTGCGACGCTGCGCTGGGATCATAGGTGAGTTCGGACTGGTTGAGTTCCTCTTTGGTCAGTGGCTGGGGAGCAACGTACATCGTGCGGTTCCCAGCCTTCGCCGTAGCGGGAAGATCCGCTGCGGGCTTCGAGAAGAAGATGCGGTAGCGGTCGCCACAATCGAGCGTGGATTCGAGGCCCGACCAGGTGTCGACCGAACGATAGGCCGAGCTGCAATTGGTCGCAGACTTCTTGTTGCCAACCGAGTTTGCCGCGATGGTGGAGTTCATGCCCCGGAAGCCGCGCATCTCGACCTGGTAGAGGTAGCCGGTGTCATTCATCATCCAGTAGTTGAGGTTCACCTTGGTGGCGTTCACCCCGTCGTTCTGGCGGATGTAGTACTGATTCGTCCACACGCGCCCCTGCACGCCGCTCGAGGCAGACGTGCTCGTGCGCGGCTCGATGTCCCACGACCCCACCGGGTTTGCGGGATTGCCGGTGGCGAGATAGACCTGCCAGATCCCGTCCGATTTCGCCGGACCGAACGTGTTTCCGATCGGTTCCCAGGCGTGGTCCTTGCCCTCGTTGTCACGGATGTAATCAGTCTTCTGGTCAGTCTTCACGTAGAGGTACTCACCAGCTTTGACATACACGTAGAACGGGCGCGCCCCCTGCCCCAAGACCGCCGCGTTCGTGTTGCCAGTATCCGCCTGCGCAGGCGCTGCGACGGTGGTCGCTGCGAGTGGCATCCCCAATGCCAGCACCAGCCCCGCTGCGAGCGTCGCGATCAAACGTCTTGCTCGTTCCTTGTTTCGATGCACGCGGCCCCCACCGCGCGTCTTGAGTGTCGACAGCATCGACTACCTCCAGTTCGTATCCGTTGCCTAGGCAGACTCGGCCCTCGGATAGCAGGTCGTGTCCGATCAGTAGACGCAGGACTGCGCGCAGTTGCCGTTCTTCACCCCCTTGGGGCGCAAAAAGGCCCCGCTCAGCTTGCGCTGAACGGGGCCCGCCCTTGAAGGAAGGGTTACCGGTTCTCGAAGATCTGCGACGACGTCACACACCAAGTTGTCGTGGGCCTTGTTGTGCCCCACGGCGTAGTTTCGGTGCCCTCGTACTTCCGCACGTCGACACCGATCCCGGTGGTGTCCCAGCTGGAGGTGTTGATGTTACGGAGGTGACTTGGCGAGGCGAGCCATTGGCGATAGGCAGTCTCGGCTTCATGAACGGCGGTACTGAATGACGTGCCACACGTGCGGAAGATGTTCTCGCCCGTGCCCCAGGTGGTCGCGGCCCACTGATTGCGCCATTCCACGGTCGAGTGCGAGAGCTTATCGATGTCGTTGAGGTGCTGCACCCAGGTGCGAGCGCCGAGCGCAAGGCGGTCATCCCACACGAGCTGCTGCAACCCCTGCGAAGCGCGATACTCGTTGATCAACCTATGGATCTCCTGCTCAACCACTGCGGTATCCATGCCATCTACCGTGTATGTCGGGCTGAGGAGGGTGAGGCGTTCGTGACCTGGCGCGTCTGCTACGGCAAGGAGCGTGATCGTCGAGCCGACTTTAGCCATCGAACATGTGGTGTCGCATCCGTACATGCTGCCAACGAAATCGAAGTCGTCAGGATCGAGATTTCCACCGTTCGCAAGGTACTTGTCGATGTCCATCACCCAGTAGAGCTTGGGCGCGACGGACCATTCACCGATGTTTGCGGTGACGGTCTCCGCGGAACGGATCGGTCCTTCAATGGTGGGTGCGGTGCCAGTGATCTGGGCGAGTGCGACTGGGAAGGTTCGGCTGGTGAGTGTGGCGGTCTGGTAGCCCTGCGCGGCCGCGGTTGCCTCCACCGAAAGCTTCTTGCCCGCATGTTCAGGCGTCAATGTGAGCGTGTTTCCGGTGCCGACCGGTTTGCCGTCGGCGAGCCACGTGAGCGTCGGTTCGATTGTCCATGCTCCGGGTTCGGCAGTGACGGTTTGGCCGACCTGTACGACACCGTGGATCGTGGGTGTGGTTCCCGCGATCGGTTCGAGGCCCTTCGGGGCGATCGTCTGGCTCCCGGAAGTCATCGTCACTGACGGTGCGCCCTTCACGGACGCTGTCACCCGGACGGACACCTGCTTGCCCTCAGTCGACGCAGTCAGCGGCAGCTTCGCGTCGGTCGCGCCGCGGAGGTTCTTGCCGCCAGCGAGCCACTGGTAGCTGTACGTGACGGAGGCCGGCGCCCACCCGTTGGGCTTCGCAGTCAACGTCTTTCCGACCGCCGCAGTGCCAGAGAGCGTCAGCTTGCCGGACTCGATCACCGCTGGGTTACCGGCCTCCCGGTACAGAAACGCTGCCATTGCTTCACGGCTGATGCGCTGTTGCGGACCGTAGACGACCGTGCCGTTGGGCTGTTTAATGCCGGTTGAGAGGCCGGCCTTCTTCATCCACGTGATCGCGGTGTAGAACTTGTGCGATTTGGGAACGTCAGAGAATCCGCGCGCACCCTTGATCGAGGGCTTTCCCGCTTTCCGATACATGAATGCTGCCATCGCTTCACGAGAGAGCTGCGCCTTCGGCTGGAATGCGATCCCCTGAGGGGTTTTCACGCCGGTGGTTAGGCCCACGGCATACATCCACATGATCTGCTTGTAGAACTTGTGGCCGCTGGGGACGTCGATGAACTTCTTCCGCGGCATCTTGAACGAGGGGCTTCCCGCCTCCCGGTACAAGAACGCTGCCATCGCTTCACGAGAGAGGCGGCTGTACCCGTCGTAGACCGCTCCGTTTCCCTGCTTGATGCCAGTGGTGAGTCCAACGTTGTACATCCAGGTGATCGGCTTGTAGAACTTGTGCGACTTCGGCACATCAGGGAAGTGCTTCGTGCCACCAGTGGCCGCCGTCGCGGCTTCGGCCGTGACGGGTCCAACCGGGACTGGGGCCGCTGCGGCTGGGGTGACCACGCCGGCCACGAGCGCTGCGGTTATGAACGCGGTGGCGAATGAAGCGAGGGTGCGTGAGGTCTTCATGGTGGTCTCCTGTGTCCTTGCTTCGAGCCTACTGAACGCCTACGACATGGGCGGCAGCTCGTGCTGGCTCATCATCGAACGCGCCGTCCTCTTCCAGCCTCTTGATGAATCGCTGACCCGTCTTCGGGGTCTTATCGCCCAGCCATTCTCCGACGAGCTTCCCAGTGGGCCGCTTACCTTCGGACTTCACGTACTCGAGCACGCGGGTACGCACCTCGTCCTCCGGAATCTCGGCGTCGACGAGCCGCAACGTGGCGTGCTCAGGCACTACAGCAGGAGGCGACGCGGGCGCTGGCTGTGACGGGGCCACCGCGGCACGCGCCAATGGCGTCTGAGCTACCTCAGCGGGCCGCTGCGGCGTGAGTGGCTTCGAGGCGATCGTTTCCATGCGCTCACGCTTGGCCTGGAGCTTGGCGCGTTCTTTCTCATCCGGGATGAGCATCATCACGAGATGAGTTATGGCGAGGAGTGCTGTCGGTGGGGTGGATGCCAGGATCGCGGCGGCCCACGGGCTGGTGAGGGTCAGGTCTGCCGCACGCCACGCATGCGTAGCGTTTGCCACGATAGAAACGCCGGACAGCAGAATGAAGGTGGTGTACGCGAGCCAACGGCCGGGGACGCCACGCATCCGAAACTGTGCAGCAGCGATCATGGTGGCCACGGTGCCAACGTCAACCACGACCGGAAACAGTTCAGGCA
It encodes the following:
- a CDS encoding DUF7507 domain-containing protein, producing the protein MLSTLKTRGGGRVHRNKERARRLIATLAAGLVLALGMPLAATTVAAPAQADTGNTNAAVLGQGARPFYVYVKAGEYLYVKTDQKTDYIRDNEGKDHAWEPIGNTFGPAKSDGIWQVYLATGNPANPVGSWDIEPRTSTSASSGVQGRVWTNQYYIRQNDGVNATKVNLNYWMMNDTGYLYQVEMRGFRGMNSTIAANSVGNKKSATNCSSAYRSVDTWSGLESTLDCGDRYRIFFSKPAADLPATAKAGNRTMYVAPQPLTKEELNQSELTYDPSAASQGNFAGTFTSKITERFQGNYKLQIDTDGNDSFTDAKDVTIDLAADGSGTYKYVWDGKDQDGKLVPSSGKKMNARILFDKVGEMHIVQRDVEGRDGIRVTLRNGDRENVGDTTLSWDDRALSTKNRESVTPNRDGRAGVDSSGFVHGWEYSYSCHEVDEDCGAWGNNRAIEDWVSQKVSAFAEVQAFGGDPSIAIEKTADRTSYKAAGEVVTYNFHVTNTGNLDLENVAVNETEFSGAGQMSAVTCPTTTLLAGAAMDCTATYTVQQEDLERGTITNAAISTGNPPGEEPVTSPPDDVEIPATDLPAISLLKEISNQQAESVEWGPASQFQVDQSLDYRFTVTNTGNLTLNDVTVSETVFTGSGDLTDVVCPVTTLAPGESTICTATYTPTSQADVDQGTIDNTAIATGNAVRNEGVTSDPSSAIAVAPHTPALHLVKLADKQNYVAGDLITYSFQVSNVGNVTMKDIVVNETEFTGSGELSPVVCPVTELAPGANTICTATYTATQEDLDRGTIENAATSTGTPPDGPDVTTPPSEVEIPGVQEPHLTLVKTADQESYVAGDLINYSFEVTNSGNVTMKNISVEELAFSGDGELSAVTCPADVVLAPRESTICTASYTTTQADLDRGTIENAAIAHGTDPKEAPVDSNDDDVNVPGAQNPKLVLDKSVDKQTFTEGTELTYSFTVTNTGNATTYNVGVVEVAFNGTGKLGDVVCPAEEVQALAPGASVTCTATYTATLEDRGNLDLLRNVAVATGNPGDPGNPPLQSNEDDAVTTPEPFPEVPAPAAPAAPLAVTGGDGPSPALVGGGALLLIAAAGVFTFAALQRRRQAAAASEAGDATLVS
- a CDS encoding S-layer homology domain-containing protein, with translation MKTSRTLASFATAFITAALVAGVVTPAAAAPVPVGPVTAEAATAATGGTKHFPDVPKSHKFYKPITWMYNVGLTTGIKQGNGAVYDGYSRLSREAMAAFLYREAGSPSFKMPRKKFIDVPSGHKFYKQIMWMYAVGLTTGVKTPQGIAFQPKAQLSREAMAAFMYRKAGKPSIKGARGFSDVPKSHKFYTAITWMKKAGLSTGIKQPNGTVVYGPQQRISREAMAAFLYREAGNPAVIESGKLTLSGTAAVGKTLTAKPNGWAPASVTYSYQWLAGGKNLRGATDAKLPLTASTEGKQVSVRVTASVKGAPSVTMTSGSQTIAPKGLEPIAGTTPTIHGVVQVGQTVTAEPGAWTIEPTLTWLADGKPVGTGNTLTLTPEHAGKKLSVEATAAAQGYQTATLTSRTFPVALAQITGTAPTIEGPIRSAETVTANIGEWSVAPKLYWVMDIDKYLANGGNLDPDDFDFVGSMYGCDTTCSMAKVGSTITLLAVADAPGHERLTLLSPTYTVDGMDTAVVEQEIHRLINEYRASQGLQQLVWDDRLALGARTWVQHLNDIDKLSHSTVEWRNQWAATTWGTGENIFRTCGTSFSTAVHEAETAYRQWLASPSHLRNINTSSWDTTGIGVDVRKYEGTETTPWGTTRPTTTWCVTSSQIFENR